One Synechococcus sp. CC9605 genomic window carries:
- a CDS encoding phycobilisome rod-core linker polypeptide, translating to MTGPTTLSSAANVDTSHASDVVRQAYRQVFGNRHLMELDLNPSIEALFMNGDLTVQGLVTALAQSETYKKLFLESNSPYRFVELNFKHLLGRPPRDQAELMSHVRLLQEEGYEAEIASYTYSDEYLSAFGIDQVPYNRATQTVVGGSTLYFTRAKALDAGYAGYDNAETDSKLLSSLCTDSSPEAQDRRSVGNAKALTINWTSRRQVGANRRAVQKSVVNQTSMSATIKSILSQGGQILSIAKA from the coding sequence ATGACTGGGCCAACAACTCTTTCCTCAGCTGCCAACGTCGACACATCACATGCTTCAGATGTGGTACGCCAAGCGTACCGCCAGGTGTTTGGCAATCGACACCTGATGGAACTCGATCTGAACCCTTCCATTGAGGCACTGTTCATGAACGGTGACCTAACGGTTCAAGGATTGGTAACTGCTCTCGCCCAGTCGGAAACCTATAAAAAGCTTTTTCTGGAAAGCAACAGCCCCTACCGCTTTGTTGAACTGAACTTCAAACATCTACTAGGCCGTCCTCCCCGTGACCAAGCTGAGTTGATGAGCCATGTTCGACTGCTGCAAGAAGAGGGATACGAAGCAGAAATCGCCAGTTACACCTACAGCGATGAATATCTTTCTGCCTTCGGCATCGATCAAGTTCCATACAATCGTGCCACGCAGACCGTGGTGGGCGGAAGCACGCTGTACTTCACACGTGCGAAAGCTTTGGATGCCGGATATGCCGGATACGACAACGCAGAAACAGATTCGAAACTTTTGAGTAGTCTCTGCACTGACAGTTCACCAGAGGCACAGGATCGCAGAAGCGTAGGCAACGCCAAGGCGTTGACGATCAACTGGACATCACGTCGTCAGGTGGGTGCCAACCGCCGAGCAGTCCAAAAATCGGTGGTGAATCAAACCTCCATGTCAGCCACCATCAAATCAATTCTGTCGCAGGGTGGGCAGATCCTTTCTATTGCGAAGGCTTAA